The Chryseobacterium nakagawai genome has a segment encoding these proteins:
- a CDS encoding FAD-dependent monooxygenase, with the protein MILIYFCTTKTDRKVFKHQPEKTIIPNMNKIAVVGAGISGLSMANYLEKYNIDYHIYERRKKEDLAGHGFLIPQEGIEYLTQIIDPALLFQHGSFLKKYVQYSHTGKKLAEKDLNNVFAISRHSLIQLLSKNISSEKITYNATVIPSDKEKGKLKHSDGATIDAEIAIVSDGSRSRIRRNLFKDEKMRQVRENEVVNIIKNKDIAASIENDFMKFHHDQGGLTFGILKLSHDTILWYSQFDNEKYKVNEHPSENLKKYMLELFADWHPLVSSIIQQSNYENVHLWCVYELEELNPFYKDNIVFIGDAAHPLIPFTSQGVTSALKDSHTLTKYLVEEPSISEAFRKYEAERKPEIEIHINNGRILLNQFLLPIDQHTDNILPISYK; encoded by the coding sequence ATGATTTTAATTTACTTTTGTACCACAAAAACAGACCGAAAAGTATTTAAACACCAACCTGAAAAAACCATTATTCCGAACATGAACAAAATTGCTGTCGTGGGCGCTGGTATTTCCGGCTTAAGCATGGCGAATTATCTCGAAAAATACAATATTGATTATCACATTTACGAAAGAAGAAAAAAAGAAGACCTGGCGGGACATGGCTTTCTTATCCCACAGGAAGGTATTGAGTATCTAACCCAGATCATAGATCCTGCTCTTCTTTTTCAACATGGAAGCTTTCTGAAAAAATATGTCCAATATTCCCATACAGGAAAAAAATTGGCAGAAAAGGACCTCAACAATGTATTTGCCATTTCAAGACATTCGCTCATCCAGCTTCTGTCAAAAAATATCTCTTCTGAGAAAATAACCTATAATGCCACAGTAATTCCTTCTGATAAAGAAAAAGGAAAACTGAAGCATTCTGATGGAGCAACTATAGATGCTGAAATAGCAATTGTTTCTGACGGTTCCAGAAGCAGAATCAGAAGAAACCTTTTTAAGGATGAAAAAATGAGACAGGTAAGAGAAAATGAGGTCGTTAATATTATTAAAAATAAAGACATCGCAGCTTCTATTGAAAATGATTTCATGAAATTCCATCACGATCAGGGTGGACTTACTTTTGGAATTCTTAAGCTTTCTCATGATACCATCCTTTGGTACTCTCAGTTTGACAACGAAAAATATAAAGTCAATGAACACCCGTCAGAGAACCTGAAAAAGTATATGCTTGAACTTTTTGCAGACTGGCATCCTTTAGTTTCATCCATTATACAACAATCGAATTACGAAAATGTACATTTATGGTGCGTGTACGAACTGGAAGAGCTAAACCCCTTTTATAAAGATAACATCGTATTCATTGGAGATGCAGCACACCCACTTATCCCTTTTACAAGTCAGGGAGTGACCTCAGCATTAAAAGATTCTCATACCTTGACTAAATATTTAGTAGAAGAACCTTCTATTTCAGAAGCATTCCGTAAATATGAAGCGGAGAGAAAGCCTGAAATAGAAATCCACATCAATAATGGCAGAATATTATTGAACCAGTTTCTTCTCCCGATTGATCAACATACAGACAATATTTTACCCATATCTTACAAATAA
- a CDS encoding pyridoxal phosphate-dependent aminotransferase, with amino-acid sequence MFTNNDINFEALKRKAYNGRWATLEDGIIPLTAADPDFRTAPEIEQGIIEYIKDGYLNYGPFSGLPEFKKSVADHFNQEKHGSFSPENVLAVNSAAQGMFLIAKYVLQPGDEAIILDPVDFLFKKSVETAGGTVKLCPVNTKTGEIDFEKLVSLINPHTKLISICNPHNPLGKVYSKEVLKKVSEIASAHDLWVMSDEIWSDIIYDERDFHTYSSVSEAAQRKSFTVYGFSKSFGIAGLRIGAVLCNDQEILEDFIEKSNFNSTIEGVSTLSQIAGSVALEKAKPWYKEFLNHLQQNRNLAFQLLNGSGLVTPTLPEATFVLFPKIENGMSSDQFAQHVLQQGKVAIVPGSERWFGKGAEGHIRICFSTSKEILEEGINRIITSF; translated from the coding sequence ATGTTCACCAATAACGACATCAACTTTGAAGCCTTAAAAAGAAAAGCCTATAACGGAAGATGGGCTACCCTGGAAGACGGAATTATCCCTTTAACAGCAGCTGATCCGGACTTTAGAACAGCTCCTGAAATAGAACAGGGAATTATTGAATATATAAAAGACGGCTATCTGAACTATGGCCCGTTTTCAGGACTTCCTGAATTTAAAAAAAGTGTTGCAGATCATTTTAATCAGGAAAAACACGGTAGTTTTTCTCCTGAAAATGTTTTAGCTGTTAACAGTGCCGCACAGGGAATGTTCTTAATTGCTAAATATGTTTTACAACCTGGGGATGAAGCGATTATCTTGGATCCCGTAGATTTTTTATTTAAAAAATCTGTAGAAACAGCCGGTGGAACTGTAAAACTATGCCCCGTAAATACTAAAACAGGAGAAATTGATTTCGAAAAATTGGTTTCTTTAATAAATCCCCACACTAAACTGATAAGTATCTGTAACCCACACAACCCACTTGGTAAAGTATATTCCAAGGAGGTACTGAAGAAGGTTTCAGAGATTGCTTCAGCTCACGATTTATGGGTAATGAGTGATGAAATCTGGAGTGATATTATTTATGACGAGAGAGATTTTCACACGTACTCATCAGTTTCTGAAGCAGCCCAAAGAAAAAGCTTCACTGTATATGGATTCTCAAAATCGTTTGGAATTGCAGGATTGAGAATAGGCGCTGTTCTATGTAATGATCAGGAAATTCTGGAAGATTTTATAGAAAAATCCAATTTCAATTCTACGATAGAAGGTGTTTCCACTCTATCACAAATTGCAGGAAGTGTTGCATTGGAAAAGGCCAAACCTTGGTATAAAGAGTTCTTAAACCACTTACAGCAGAACAGAAACCTGGCTTTCCAGCTTCTGAATGGTTCAGGGCTTGTAACCCCTACTCTTCCCGAAGCTACTTTTGTATTATTTCCGAAGATTGAAAATGGAATGTCCAGCGATCAGTTTGCCCAACATGTTTTACAACAAGGAAAAGTAGCCATTGTTCCCGGTTCGGAAAGATGGTTTGGAAAAGGAGCTGAAGGGCACATCAGAATATGTTTTTCTACTTCCAAAGAAATTCTGGAAGAAGGTATTAACAGAATCATTACCAGCTTTTAA
- a CDS encoding DUF3820 family protein: MNPEILKEICVFKMPFGKYEGTVLIDLPISYLEWFNKNGMPKGKLGMQLSTVYEIKLNGLMDLLAPIRASVRNGL; encoded by the coding sequence ATAAATCCGGAAATATTAAAAGAAATCTGTGTTTTTAAAATGCCATTTGGCAAATACGAAGGAACAGTCTTGATTGATCTTCCGATAAGTTATCTGGAATGGTTCAATAAAAACGGAATGCCTAAAGGTAAATTGGGCATGCAGTTGTCAACTGTTTATGAAATTAAACTAAATGGTTTGATGGATCTGTTAGCTCCGATCAGAGCTTCCGTAAGAAACGGATTATAA
- the uvrB gene encoding excinuclease ABC subunit UvrB: MDFKLQSEYKPTGDQPQAIDKLTAGIEIGEKYQTLLGVTGSGKTFTVANLVQNVQRPTLVLAHNKTLAAQLFMEFKEFFPENAVEYFVSYYDYYQPEAYIATTGTYIEKDLSINEEVEKLRLSATASLLSGRRDVLIVASVSCIYGIGNPTEFHKSLISIAIGEKVTRTALLHSLVNALYARTLNEFQRGTFRVKGDVIDVFPAYADNAIRIQFFGDEIEKIQSFDPVSGNVEDNFDQIQIYPANLFVTSKETLNGAIKDIQDDMVKQVDFFSSIGKPLEAKRLQERTELDLEMIKELGYCSGIENYSRYLDGRLPGTRPFCLIDYFPKDFLMVIDESHVTVPQVHAMYGGDRSRKEALVEYGFRLPAAMDNRPLKFEEFEAIQNQVVYVSATPADYELEKTGGAYIEQIIRPTGLLDPIIEVRPSLNQIDDLMEEIQKRADADERVLVTTLTKKMAEELTKYFTKFGIRTRYIHSDVETLERIQIMQDLRLGLFDVLIGVNLLREGLDLPEVSLVAILDADKEGMLRSRRSMIQTVGRAARNINGKAIMYADKITKSMQATLDETEYRRAKQMKYNEDNGMVPKALNKKISENLVGRSKDFPDEKYTQKEILQKVAEVKATYASDEVEKIIEQKQKEMEAAAKNLDFIKAAKLRDEISALKA, from the coding sequence ATGGATTTCAAGCTTCAATCAGAATACAAACCCACCGGGGATCAGCCCCAAGCCATTGATAAATTAACTGCAGGAATAGAGATTGGTGAAAAATACCAGACTCTTCTTGGGGTAACAGGATCCGGGAAAACCTTTACGGTTGCTAATCTTGTTCAAAATGTTCAACGTCCCACCCTCGTTCTTGCTCATAATAAAACCCTGGCGGCACAGCTTTTCATGGAGTTTAAAGAATTCTTTCCTGAAAATGCAGTGGAGTACTTTGTCAGTTACTATGACTACTATCAGCCGGAAGCTTATATTGCCACAACCGGAACTTATATTGAAAAAGACCTGAGTATCAATGAAGAAGTTGAAAAATTACGTCTTTCTGCTACAGCAAGCCTTCTTTCAGGGAGAAGAGATGTTCTTATCGTAGCTTCCGTTTCATGTATTTACGGTATTGGGAACCCAACGGAATTTCATAAATCTTTAATTTCCATTGCTATTGGTGAAAAAGTTACGAGAACAGCACTTCTACACTCTTTAGTTAATGCTTTATATGCGAGAACATTAAATGAATTCCAAAGAGGAACATTTCGCGTAAAAGGGGATGTTATTGATGTTTTCCCTGCTTATGCAGATAATGCGATCAGAATCCAGTTTTTTGGAGATGAAATCGAAAAAATTCAAAGTTTTGATCCCGTTAGCGGAAATGTAGAAGATAATTTTGATCAAATACAGATCTACCCGGCGAACCTTTTTGTTACATCAAAGGAAACACTAAATGGAGCGATCAAAGATATTCAGGATGACATGGTAAAACAGGTAGATTTCTTCAGCTCTATAGGAAAACCACTAGAAGCCAAAAGACTTCAGGAAAGAACAGAACTGGATCTGGAAATGATCAAGGAGCTTGGATATTGTTCAGGAATTGAGAACTATTCCCGATATCTTGACGGCAGACTTCCGGGAACAAGACCTTTCTGCCTGATCGATTATTTCCCAAAGGATTTCTTAATGGTTATTGATGAAAGCCATGTAACAGTTCCGCAGGTTCATGCTATGTATGGTGGTGACCGAAGCAGAAAAGAAGCATTAGTAGAATATGGATTCAGACTTCCTGCCGCTATGGATAACAGGCCTTTAAAATTTGAAGAATTTGAAGCCATTCAAAATCAGGTAGTCTATGTTTCTGCAACTCCAGCAGATTATGAACTGGAAAAGACAGGCGGTGCTTATATTGAACAGATCATCCGTCCTACAGGACTTCTTGATCCTATTATTGAAGTAAGACCAAGTTTAAATCAGATTGATGATTTAATGGAAGAAATACAGAAAAGAGCTGATGCTGATGAAAGAGTTCTGGTGACCACCTTAACCAAAAAAATGGCGGAAGAGCTCACCAAATACTTCACCAAATTCGGGATCAGGACAAGATATATTCATTCCGATGTTGAAACGCTGGAACGTATCCAGATTATGCAGGACTTACGTTTAGGGCTTTTTGATGTTTTGATTGGGGTCAACTTATTAAGAGAAGGTTTGGATTTACCGGAAGTTTCATTAGTTGCTATTTTAGATGCTGATAAGGAAGGAATGTTGAGAAGCAGAAGATCCATGATTCAGACCGTAGGGCGTGCTGCGAGAAATATCAACGGAAAAGCCATTATGTATGCTGATAAGATCACCAAATCTATGCAGGCAACATTGGATGAAACCGAATACCGCCGTGCAAAACAGATGAAGTACAATGAAGATAACGGCATGGTACCCAAAGCACTGAATAAAAAAATATCTGAGAATCTTGTGGGTAGAAGCAAAGATTTTCCAGATGAAAAATATACCCAAAAAGAAATTCTTCAAAAGGTTGCTGAAGTTAAAGCTACTTATGCCAGTGACGAAGTTGAAAAGATTATTGAACAGAAGCAAAAAGAAATGGAAGCTGCAGCTAAAAATCTTGATTTTATTAAAGCGGCTAAGCTGAGAGATGAAATTTCAGCTTTAAAGGCTTAG
- a CDS encoding AI-2E family transporter, with translation MNKDNQISSVAIKQISLLAIILVLAGLICFNLALFIPSVLGAITIYVVCRKYNFYLQEEKKWKSSLAAFVLMFASLIILILPIYFIADLIIDKLGNAQAYMDKFNVFLDKIHSYIQTKTGFDILSQENMDKLKSFVGKFSTSALSGTFNTLTVIMSMYFILYFMLEKPRLFERILTNSAPLKRSNISLLGEKLRKLIMANAIGIPVVAIGQGIVSLIGYLIFGAPGAVLLFALTAASSVIPVVGTAIVYVPVCIFMIAEGNTAQGLGLAIYCVVVVGLTDNLLRFTLLKKLENIHPLNTVFGIIMGMNLFGFMGLIFGPILISFTLLLIQVYRNEFSDENAPPDLELPNNQDEIKNKLI, from the coding sequence ATGAATAAAGACAATCAAATAAGCAGTGTTGCCATAAAGCAGATTTCTTTGCTCGCCATTATTTTGGTGTTGGCAGGTTTAATCTGCTTTAATCTTGCATTGTTTATTCCATCAGTTTTAGGAGCTATTACCATTTATGTGGTTTGCAGAAAGTATAATTTCTATCTTCAGGAAGAAAAAAAGTGGAAATCTTCTCTTGCTGCCTTCGTATTAATGTTTGCGAGTCTTATCATACTGATTCTGCCTATTTATTTCATTGCAGATCTGATTATTGATAAATTAGGGAACGCACAGGCTTATATGGACAAATTCAATGTGTTTTTAGATAAAATACATTCCTATATCCAAACCAAAACAGGTTTTGATATTTTGAGTCAGGAAAATATGGATAAGCTGAAAAGTTTTGTAGGGAAATTTTCTACCTCAGCATTGAGTGGGACATTCAATACCCTGACAGTAATAATGTCCATGTACTTTATCCTGTATTTTATGTTGGAAAAGCCGAGATTATTTGAGAGAATTCTAACAAATTCAGCGCCTTTAAAGCGCTCAAATATTTCATTGCTGGGCGAGAAACTAAGGAAACTCATCATGGCCAATGCTATTGGTATTCCTGTAGTGGCAATTGGTCAGGGGATTGTTTCGCTTATTGGATATCTGATATTTGGAGCTCCTGGAGCGGTATTGTTATTTGCTCTGACAGCAGCTTCTTCTGTTATACCGGTTGTAGGAACGGCTATTGTGTATGTGCCGGTCTGTATATTTATGATTGCAGAAGGGAACACAGCACAAGGGCTTGGTCTTGCAATTTATTGTGTAGTGGTAGTAGGGCTTACAGATAATCTGCTTCGTTTCACACTTTTAAAGAAACTCGAAAATATCCATCCTCTGAATACGGTATTTGGAATTATCATGGGTATGAACCTGTTTGGGTTTATGGGACTTATTTTTGGCCCTATTCTGATCTCATTTACCCTTCTTTTGATACAGGTATACAGAAATGAATTTTCAGATGAGAATGCGCCTCCTGATCTGGAATTACCCAACAATCAGGATGAAATAAAAAATAAATTGATTTAA
- a CDS encoding TonB-dependent receptor plug domain-containing protein, with translation MKIKYISIIFLTASSLSYAQQVKDTLTKESKIDEVAITGSRNKKRTVINTPVPIDVIDIKQVSQATGQVEVNQLLQFSAPSFNSNKQSGSDGADAVDPATLRGLGPDQTLLLLNGKRYHQSSLINLFGTKGRGNTGYDMNTIPIGAIKRVEVLRDGASAQYGSDAIAGVINVILNDRDKGFEGNAFYGMNLFKSPGNNDVVSDHKVDGITFDFSGNLGTKIGNKGGFGNFTAEFINKDYAIRNANPEMYNAPRQRFGDAKAQNVYFFGNIELPLTDGLKFYSRQGFSHRNTKAYAWTRTPEANGNIPEIYPMGFDPIEDTSISDFTFDNGLKFKVANWDVDFYNAFGNNRFTYEITNTVNATLGPKSPTQFYAGGHSLLQNTTGFNAVRQFKVLEGLNIAFGSEFRYEKFNIIKGEEASYTMYDINGNPVTSNTPDNLLVTNPLADPSDNIRPGGSQGFPGYATDIGKNRNNFAAYVDTELDITKDWMISVAGRFENYNDFGSTLNGKFATRYAITPQFAFRGSVSTGFRAPSLAQKYYSQQFTNFQGGKLVTIQLASNDSDLASRLGIEQLKQETSVNGSAGFTFNTGKFTATIDGYYISVKNRIVLTGNFSRDDLPGDVQADYPYIDQAQFFSNAIDTRTKGIDLILSYNESLGSGKLTATLAGNYNDMEITKVNTSPQLQGKEDVYLSTRERAFILASAPKTKINLNLNYKINKFNANLQLVRFDKVTLIGYDKAEQIYNAKVTTDLSFGYEFSKSLNFTLGSKNIFNRYPTLQKTQVTEGNTEAGGIFDPVQMGFAGRQVFARLNFKF, from the coding sequence ATGAAGATAAAATACATAAGCATCATTTTTCTTACGGCATCTTCTCTATCTTATGCTCAGCAGGTAAAAGATACGCTGACAAAGGAATCAAAAATAGATGAAGTAGCCATTACTGGAAGCCGAAACAAAAAAAGAACAGTCATTAATACTCCTGTTCCTATTGATGTTATCGATATCAAACAGGTAAGCCAGGCGACGGGCCAGGTAGAAGTAAACCAACTTTTACAGTTCTCTGCCCCTTCCTTTAATTCTAATAAACAATCCGGATCGGATGGTGCCGACGCAGTAGATCCGGCTACATTAAGAGGACTCGGCCCGGATCAGACTCTTTTACTCCTTAATGGAAAAAGATACCATCAATCTTCCCTGATTAATCTTTTTGGAACCAAAGGAAGAGGAAATACGGGATACGATATGAATACCATTCCTATCGGAGCAATTAAACGGGTTGAAGTGCTGCGTGACGGGGCTTCAGCTCAATATGGTTCGGATGCGATCGCCGGAGTCATTAATGTTATCCTTAATGATCGGGATAAAGGTTTTGAAGGAAATGCTTTTTATGGAATGAATCTTTTTAAAAGTCCGGGAAATAATGATGTTGTTTCCGATCATAAAGTTGATGGGATTACATTTGATTTCAGCGGAAACCTGGGAACGAAAATAGGGAACAAGGGAGGTTTTGGTAACTTCACTGCTGAATTTATCAACAAAGACTACGCAATCAGAAATGCCAATCCTGAAATGTACAATGCTCCAAGACAGCGCTTTGGAGATGCTAAAGCTCAAAATGTCTATTTTTTCGGAAATATTGAACTTCCATTAACCGATGGACTGAAGTTCTACTCCCGTCAAGGCTTTTCCCACAGAAATACGAAAGCCTATGCATGGACAAGAACTCCTGAAGCTAATGGTAATATCCCTGAAATCTATCCAATGGGGTTTGATCCCATTGAGGATACCAGCATTAGTGATTTCACCTTTGATAATGGTTTAAAATTCAAAGTGGCTAACTGGGATGTAGACTTTTATAACGCCTTTGGAAATAATAGATTTACTTATGAAATTACCAATACTGTTAACGCTACATTAGGCCCTAAGTCTCCTACTCAATTTTATGCTGGTGGACATTCATTATTGCAAAATACAACCGGATTTAATGCGGTAAGGCAATTTAAAGTGCTTGAGGGGCTGAATATTGCGTTCGGATCGGAATTCAGATATGAAAAATTCAATATCATAAAAGGAGAAGAGGCTTCCTATACAATGTATGATATTAATGGAAATCCTGTAACCTCAAATACTCCTGACAATTTATTAGTGACTAATCCTCTTGCTGATCCAAGCGATAACATAAGACCAGGAGGTTCACAAGGATTCCCTGGTTATGCTACAGATATTGGTAAAAACAGAAATAACTTTGCCGCTTATGTAGATACTGAACTGGACATTACCAAAGACTGGATGATAAGTGTAGCAGGAAGGTTTGAAAACTATAATGACTTTGGAAGTACCCTCAATGGTAAATTTGCTACACGATATGCAATTACCCCACAATTTGCCTTTCGTGGATCTGTCTCTACAGGATTCAGGGCTCCTTCTCTTGCTCAGAAGTATTACAGTCAGCAGTTCACCAATTTCCAGGGTGGTAAATTGGTGACCATTCAATTGGCTTCAAATGATAGTGATCTTGCCAGTAGATTAGGTATTGAACAGCTGAAACAGGAAACCTCCGTTAATGGAAGTGCTGGATTTACTTTTAATACTGGTAAGTTCACCGCAACTATTGATGGTTATTATATCAGTGTAAAAAACCGAATTGTTTTGACAGGAAATTTCTCAAGAGATGATTTACCAGGAGATGTTCAAGCCGATTATCCTTATATTGACCAGGCACAGTTCTTCTCCAATGCAATTGATACCCGAACTAAAGGAATTGATCTTATTCTAAGTTATAATGAAAGTTTGGGCTCAGGAAAATTAACCGCTACATTGGCTGGAAACTATAATGATATGGAAATCACCAAAGTGAATACTTCACCACAATTACAAGGGAAAGAAGACGTCTATTTAAGTACCAGGGAAAGAGCCTTTATTCTGGCTTCTGCTCCTAAAACAAAGATCAACCTCAACCTCAACTATAAGATCAACAAGTTCAATGCAAACCTTCAGCTGGTAAGATTTGATAAGGTTACTTTAATTGGATATGATAAGGCTGAGCAGATCTACAACGCAAAAGTAACCACTGACCTCTCTTTTGGATATGAGTTTTCAAAGAGCCTCAACTTTACTCTGGGCAGCAAAAATATATTCAACAGATATCCAACCCTACAAAAAACACAGGTAACTGAAGGAAATACAGAAGCGGGTGGAATTTTTGACCCGGTACAGATGGGATTTGCAGGGAGACAGGTTTTTGCCAGACTTAATTTTAAGTTTTAA
- a CDS encoding PQQ-dependent sugar dehydrogenase, whose translation MKINQFYIPMLSLFLTLSSCKKNNAHAQQTGNEGSVETEKPNSEYQPAFKGQTRIKAVKTNTAYNVEILNKDLGKPWGIINLPDGRFLITDKRGSMNVVSKDGKQVSNIEGFPKVDSKGQGGMLDVALDPDFKANSTIYFSFSEPFGKGNLTSVAKGKLSDDFKSISDVKVIFRAEPSYDGDKHYGSRLVFDKDGNLFVSTGERSDKETRVYAQKTDNYLGKIIKITKDGLPAPGNPFIGKQGYKPEIYAYGVRNPQGLAIDPNGNLWDVEMGPRGGDEINLIQPGKNYGWGDVTYGIEYSGAKVGKGITQKEGTEQPVYYWDPVISPSGVTFYTGNIEEWKGNLFIGCLSGEHINRIVMKDNKVVGEERLLADQSERFRDVLDGMDGNLYAVTDSGKLYRISKK comes from the coding sequence ATGAAAATCAATCAATTTTATATTCCAATGCTTAGTCTTTTTCTGACTTTATCTTCGTGTAAAAAGAATAATGCACATGCCCAACAAACCGGAAATGAAGGGAGTGTAGAGACAGAAAAACCCAATTCTGAATATCAGCCTGCATTTAAAGGACAAACACGGATAAAGGCCGTAAAAACAAATACCGCTTACAATGTGGAGATATTGAATAAAGACCTTGGGAAGCCATGGGGAATTATTAATTTACCGGATGGAAGGTTCCTCATCACAGATAAACGAGGATCTATGAATGTTGTATCAAAAGATGGAAAACAGGTCTCCAATATAGAAGGCTTTCCAAAGGTAGACTCTAAAGGACAAGGGGGAATGCTGGATGTAGCGTTGGATCCTGATTTTAAAGCCAATTCTACTATTTATTTTAGTTTTTCAGAGCCATTCGGAAAAGGAAACCTTACCTCTGTAGCGAAAGGAAAATTATCAGATGATTTTAAATCAATTTCAGATGTAAAAGTGATTTTCCGCGCAGAACCTTCTTATGATGGAGATAAACACTATGGAAGCAGGCTTGTTTTTGATAAAGATGGAAATTTATTTGTCAGTACCGGAGAAAGATCTGATAAAGAAACAAGGGTCTATGCTCAGAAAACAGATAATTATTTAGGAAAGATCATTAAGATCACCAAAGACGGATTGCCAGCCCCAGGAAATCCATTTATAGGAAAGCAAGGATATAAACCTGAAATTTATGCTTATGGAGTCCGTAATCCTCAAGGTTTAGCTATTGACCCAAACGGAAACCTTTGGGATGTGGAAATGGGCCCAAGAGGAGGTGATGAAATTAATCTTATTCAGCCAGGAAAGAATTATGGATGGGGAGATGTAACCTATGGGATTGAATATTCCGGGGCTAAAGTAGGAAAGGGTATTACCCAGAAAGAAGGTACTGAACAGCCAGTTTATTATTGGGATCCGGTAATTTCTCCAAGCGGAGTTACTTTCTATACCGGAAATATAGAAGAATGGAAAGGAAACCTTTTCATTGGATGTCTGAGTGGTGAGCATATTAACAGGATTGTGATGAAAGATAATAAAGTGGTAGGAGAGGAACGCCTTTTGGCAGACCAAAGTGAACGATTCAGAGATGTACTGGACGGAATGGATGGAAATCTCTACGCCGTCACAGATAGTGGAAAGCTTTATAGAATTTCAAAGAAATAA
- a CDS encoding beta-carotene 15,15'-monooxygenase yields the protein MSEFNEFDQQGSVPNRETGSIISHAFEMYKGVFGYAIVAMIVYIVGGIIIQSLTGFNSAAIMEEMKTSGDYGNFRYWETPGFSMYMTFSSLFLLLLTPLYVGLIYMVNKFNTKNPIEFSDLFIGYRQNFVNILIYSFISGIISSVALTLCFLPFIFIYPFLLLGYPILLFENSSAIDALSKSFNIAKENYGTLLGVSFLGLLISLAGIILCGIGFILTAPFIMVVMYSAYCAFVGKPRQITYTKQ from the coding sequence ATGTCTGAATTTAACGAATTTGATCAGCAAGGTTCTGTTCCCAATAGGGAAACGGGATCAATCATTTCACATGCCTTTGAGATGTATAAAGGAGTTTTTGGGTACGCTATTGTTGCCATGATAGTTTATATCGTTGGAGGAATTATTATCCAAAGTCTTACCGGTTTCAATTCTGCAGCCATCATGGAAGAAATGAAAACTTCAGGTGATTACGGAAATTTTAGATATTGGGAAACTCCTGGATTCTCAATGTATATGACATTTTCCAGCCTTTTTTTACTGTTATTGACTCCACTGTATGTAGGTTTGATCTATATGGTGAATAAATTCAATACCAAAAATCCGATTGAGTTCTCCGATCTCTTCATTGGATACCGCCAGAATTTTGTGAATATATTAATCTATAGCTTCATTTCAGGGATTATTTCTTCTGTTGCGTTGACGCTTTGCTTTCTTCCGTTTATTTTTATTTATCCGTTTCTGTTATTAGGATATCCTATCTTATTATTTGAAAATTCTTCAGCTATTGATGCTCTAAGTAAGTCATTCAATATTGCAAAAGAGAATTACGGAACATTATTAGGAGTAAGTTTCCTTGGGCTTTTAATCTCACTGGCAGGTATTATTTTATGTGGAATCGGGTTTATCCTAACAGCACCATTCATCATGGTCGTAATGTATTCTGCATACTGTGCCTTTGTTGGCAAGCCAAGACAAATCACGTACACTAAACAATAA